The genome window ACTTAAACCAGTTACCTTTTTAAGTGGTGTAAATCCCTGATTTAATTTACAAAGAATTTTTTCAAACCAGCCTGGCATTTAAGGGCCAGTCTCCTGGGTTTTCTTCCGACCTTTCCGAATAATATTCAGACCTGTCCATCAAGTTAGACAGAGGAAAGTTAGGGTTCCCTGATGTCCCAgagttttgtttgggggggggggaattgggggtTGGAGGCTTGCCTGCCAACTGTACTGTATATATTCTTCCTAGAATACTACAATATAGAAGAATGAAGAACAGTGACTGTCTTTTCCAGCTTGGCAGCTTGAATTGATGGAATTAAGATAGTCTGATTAAAATTAACTTACTGCAGTGGGGCAGGTAAGCACGGTAAGCAAGCTGGGTGACCCATGAAGGCTGAGCTGTGTGGGGTGAGCAGTGTGGGCTGAGCGAGCGGAGTGGGGCAGGTAATTCACGCAGGCCAGGCTGGCAAGACAAGCAGGGCAAACTAGGCAAGGAGTGAGTTTGGTTGGGGGCTGGCCACAcggggggagaggaaggtggtcatgtgccccccccacatgacccaggtgatTGGTGCCACCtctgtccccccctagatccACCACTGAATAGAGGTCCTCTTTGTAGTGAATTGACAAACTCCTGAAAAGTACAGAATCCACTATTGCTACATTAATAATACAAAGAGAACCATTACATAAGTCTACAAAAATACCTTACCCAATGACTAGCAGGTCACAGACAAGAAgaaaacatggtgtagtggttaacatcaggtggactctaatctggagtaccgggtttgattctccactcctttgcATGAGCAATGTaatcttatctagtgaaccagatttgctttggcactcctacattcctgatggatgaccttgggccagtcaaagtcctcttagaactctctcagctccacctacctcacaaggtgtctgctgtagggagaggaagggaaggagtttgcaatcccctttgaatttccttacaagagagacagttgaggtacaaatccaaactcttcaaagaAGGTCCCAATCAACTGAAATTTAGAGGTTTTTCAACTACTAACAACGTTTCCCTGTTGAACCTCATGAAGAGGAACATTCTTGACTATCCAATTATCTCATAAGTTCATACACCATGCAAACCTATCTATACTTCAACATCATagaacaatggtggcgaacctatggcacaggtgccagaggtggcactcagagccctctctgtgggcacacgtgcacagagttcattatctgggggagtggaaaatcacaaaaaaacccacacacatctaggctggcctgagctgctGGGCATGATGTACACACACCACGGCGAGcggggaggactcggctggtgggcctggtgcctgtgcttcgtgtggctgctgcccgagggggggcagaggaagaggaggagatgctagagaggcgcataGCGAagtgtgcgggacttgctggagactagagcaggccggtccctgctcgagcgggtgggatggaggcagaggggtggggcagaggcgctGGAGCTGTGCAGGGCAGAGCAGAGCAGCAGTTGCACAcaggagcaggctggctgctgctgctcgagggattgaacaaacaaaatgtgtgcctttccacacaccagggaaacgctcagacccaagttttttgccgatcacctaggcagatcaagcctagggtgggGGAACCGAGATGtatttaagatttttttcaaagcacACTAAAGTCTTTGCTGGAACTGCTTTtacttttctgttcctgttgcatttttgggAGAAGTCAAGTACTGTGATGACATGTGGAGggaaaaccgcagatcagatggctgctccactaATTTAGCTtttctgaagttatcccacccctcgcacagcattcttgcttagcattgccttccttgactgccttttcacttctattttgtggtgtgtgtgtgggggggggggttattgggtttcggaaagtgaaagttttacctccctctccccccacactcctcccccttcccctaccAGGACCCCAGTaggataatagtgtaattatttcagggagattattagcactaaacctaagacctagtttttgggaagcagtgtaggtaaacctgttaagcgcttttaaaccccgctgatttttatgggaagaactaaagtgcaatcctttacctgggaaaaagctcggttgctggcaatggggcttgcttctgagtaaaccctcctagggtcgtgattcacctgtttaaagcattacacggttgcttcaccaagcttactcctgagtaacgtgcacctcggagccaactagtttttctaaacgaaaacctcagtattcaggttaaattgccgtattggcactttgtgataaaagtgtcatccaatccaaccccctgcaaagcaagAACACATAAAGAAGCACTCCCTACATATGGCCAGTcagtctttgtttaaaaacctccaaaagagactccaccacactccgaggcagtggattccactgtcgaatagccctgacagtGAAGGagttcttcctactgtttaggTGTCATCTCTTTGGTTATATTTTgcatccatgactcctggtccgactccctggagctgcagaaaacaagcttgctccctcttcaacatgacatccctttaaatatttaaacacggctattAGGTCACCATTTAACCTTCTGTTTCCAAagcaaacatacccagctccctaagtttctcccaAAAGGAcatggattcctgaccttttaccatttgggcctccctcctctgcacctgctccagatTGTCactatccttcttgaattctTCTCTCTTGTTCAATTATTTTCCTTTTACAGATGAGTTTTGAGCTCTCCGTGGGAATCAGGAATCAGACGCAGGTGGTGGAATTTGTCCTCCTGGGGTTCTCCGGCATTCTGTATGGTCGGACGTCTCTTGCCTTGGCATTCTTAGCCATCTACTTGGTCACGGTACTGGGGAACCTCATGATATTTACTATGATTCAACTGAAACCCAGCCTCCATACCCCCATGTATTATTTCCtcagccacctctcctgcttAGATATTTGCTTCTCCTCAGTCACCGTCCCTAAGATGGTGGTGAATGTTTTGCGTCGACAACAGACCATCTCCTACAACCAGTGCATGGCCCAGATGTTCTTCCTGATCTCCTTCACAGGGACAGAGTGTTGTCTGCTGGCTGTCATGGCCTATGACCGCTATGCCGCCATCTGTAAACCTTTGCATTACACCCGCCTCATGAACACCAAGGTGTGCACCATACTGGCCTTTGGCACTTGGATCTGGGGCTTCCTAGACTCTGCTCTACACACGGCTCTAAGCACCAGGTTGGACTTCTGTGGAGTCAACCAGATTCATCACATCTTCTGTGATCTCCCTCCACTGATGAAAATGGCTTGCAGCGACACACACATCAATGAACTAGCAGTTCACATAATAGGATTTTTTATGGGTGGGGGCCCACTActgtttattattttctcataTGTCTTCATCCTGTCCTCCATCTTGAAGATTCAGTCCACTACCGGCAAGCGCAAAGCCTTTTCCACTTGTGCGTCTCACCTCACGGTTGTTTTCATTTACTATGGGAACTCACTACTGAACTATCAGAGGCCAAGCGCTGGTTACTCCTTGGCGACTGGCACTTTGCTCTCCATCATGTTCTGTATAATCACCCCAATGCTGAACCCCCTCATCTACAGCCTCCGCAACAAGGAGGTGAAAGAGGCCCTGAAGAAGGCCTTGGAAAACTGGAGGCCATCTAAACACCATCGCTCTCGAAGTTAGGGCAAGTTTCTCCAGAACTCTGGGATTAACTGGATTATTATCTTGCTGTAGTGAGACACAGAAAAGTAGTAAGGAAGAAGTAAGCCATTCATGCACCTACTGCTTCCTGTGTGGAGCTGTTTACTTCCCAGTGGGGTTTCTCCACTATGTTTTCTATAAACAGAAATCCTCCTACTCTGAAGTGGCCCCAGCTGTGCCTGCTGCTTTACCTGCTGCTTGCTTGGTCTGTGTTGTTGCCTTTTGGCAGGGGGAGCATCTGTGATCTCCTGTAACTTTACTATAAATCTCATGTCAATTTCAAAGGCCTACTGCCCAAGCAATAGATCaaggtgtttaattttttttcaagagaaGCCCATCCCATCGCTCCAAAATGCTGGCCTGGAGAGTGGGAAAACCCACTTCTGGGAAGATGGGGGATGCAGAGGGAGTGAGCTAAGAGATAAAAGGGAcatgtctttctcacaatactagaaccagggggcatccattgaaaatgctggggggaagaattaggactaataaaaggaaacacttcttcacgcagcgtgtgatggatgtttggaatatgctgccacaggaggtagtgatggccactcacctggatagctttaaaaggggcttggacagattgatggaggagaagtcgatttatggctaccaatcttgatcctccttgatctcagattgcaaatgccttaacagaccaggtgctcgggagcagcagcagcagaaggcccttgctttcacctcctgcacgtgagctcccaaaggcacctggtgggccactgcaagtagcagagagctggactagatggactctggtctgatccagctggcttgttcttatgttcttatgtacttaaatGGGAAAGAAGGGAAATCACAAAGAGGagttcaaacaaatagccaagacatatagggagaaagtcagaaaactgAAGCTCACAGTGTGCTCAGACTtatgagagatgttaaaaacagttaaaatggctttttttgttatgtccaaAGATCTAAATTGCTAGAAAAATGCTCTGCGGCTGGCCTGCTCCAGCATAGCTCCACGAGggactgcacagaggaccactagatgaacaacagttacggGAAGCAGCACTATTTTTATTCCTTGTTGAAAGATTTCAGTCACGGTGAGAAATCCTTTAAAAAGTTGGCTTCAGATATTGGTGAAGCGGACATACAGAAAACATGCAAGAGCCCAGTTTCATTCAGAAGCCCAGTTTCATTCCTGGCTGTGATACAAGTCCAGGCTTTGGTTTTGGGAGAACTCTTTGATAAAAAACATGCTGTTGAGAGCAGATGCAATCCATCCCAATCCTCTGAGCTTCCAGCTCTGGGCTCCTCACTCCCCGGGGGGCTTCCAATCCAGGAGCATCCTCTAGGAACAGCACACAAACAGGATTAGGCCCTCGGGGCAGCATCAGCTTTGTATATCTCTGGCTGCTCCAGGGCATCGGAGACTTTGTgttggaggagggaagaggcttcCAAGCGCGAGTGTAGATTCCACATCTAGGGGCTACCCTGCATGAACCTCCTGAAACCTTGAGGCTCATTTGTTCCCATCTTGAAGACAGGATGAAAAATAAGGGACAGacttgaggaggaagaggagggaccaAGCCTTCACTTAACATCCATGTGCAAAGGTGAGCAGCAAAGGGGGGTAACTTGTACTTAAACCAGTTACCTTTTTTCAGTGGGGTAAATCCCTGATGTAATTTACAAAGAAATCTTCAAACCAGCGTGGCATTTAAGGGCCAGTCTCCTGGGTTTTCTTCCGACCTTTCTGAATAATCTTCCGACCTGTCCATCAAGTTAGACAAGGGAAAGCTAGGTGGGTACCAAGTTGCCCAGGGAACCCTTAGCCATGAGGAAACACGATCCTCCAAATCACACAGTAGTTGGCactctatttttttcttcacGGAATATACATGTTGATTTGTGAAGCATCAAATAAAATGTGTCCTGATGTTCCCCagagtactgggggggggggggttggggggctggAGGCTGGCCTGCCAACATTTTTCCTAGAATACTGTATTTTTCCTAGAATACTGCGATATAGAAGAATGAAGAACAGCAGTGAGTGTCTTTTCCATTTTGGCAGCTTGAACTgatgcaatctatatatataaaaagctaacagtgtttttgttgatgataccTCAGTAACTGATGATACCTGCAGTaactctgaaaattcccagccactatagtcagccaggcgagagtgtttttagatgttcacatacctgaaatttcacacctggctccAAGGTAAAATGCACCTTTTCCTGGCGCCTCCATGGTGAAGGGGATCATGCAacgctgcctgtgtgtaactgtcacccttatacagaatgttcgctcagatggccagataggagcagtgggaaacagtacataggcagtcactcgagtggaagcaagtgagaacacatacacacacatacacatcagggagagggagggagggaggagagggagggaggggtggcatgcaagggaagagagggagggagaggaaagggatgaagtgggaggcatgcaagggaagagaagtaagagaagggggagagagagtgaggggtggcatgcaagggaggggagggacggggcccagcatctggatatgacccacccactacctgagggaggggaaagagggaaggggaggggtggcatgcaaagggaaagaagtgatggagggaggagagagtGAGGGAAGCTGACatgcaagggggcgggggggagggaccagg of Sphaerodactylus townsendi isolate TG3544 linkage group LG06, MPM_Stown_v2.3, whole genome shotgun sequence contains these proteins:
- the LOC125434639 gene encoding olfactory receptor 5V1-like; translated protein: MSFELSVGIRNQTQVVEFVLLGFSGILYGRTSLALAFLAIYLVTVLGNLMIFTMIQLKPSLHTPMYYFLSHLSCLDICFSSVTVPKMVVNVLRRQQTISYNQCMAQMFFLISFTGTECCLLAVMAYDRYAAICKPLHYTRLMNTKVCTILAFGTWIWGFLDSALHTALSTRLDFCGVNQIHHIFCDLPPLMKMACSDTHINELAVHIIGFFMGGGPLLFIIFSYVFILSSILKIQSTTGKRKAFSTCASHLTVVFIYYGNSLLNYQRPSAGYSLATGTLLSIMFCIITPMLNPLIYSLRNKEVKEALKKALENWRPSKHHRSRS